The Streptomyces sp. NBC_01317 genomic interval GAGGATCCCGAACTGTCGCCGGTGCGTTGAGCGGGAGTCGGGTGCGCCCTTTCCCTTCTCGATTCTTCTTTCGTTCTACTCCCGGGTAGTGACATACCGCGCGGTATGTGCGCAGAATCCTCGCAGCATCAGCGCCACGCCACAGTGTCAGCGCCGACCGGGAGGACGCCCGTGCTCAGCACCATGCAGGACGTACCGCTAACTGTGACCCGCATCCTGCGCCACGGGATGACCATCCACGGAAAGTCGCAGGTCACGACCTGGACAGGGGAGGACGAGCCGCAGCGCCGCAGCTTCGCCGACGTCGGCGTACGGGCGACACAGCTCGCCAACGCCCTGCGCGACGGGCTCGGGGTCACCGACGACGAGCGCGTGGCCACGCTGATGTGGAACAACGCCGAGCACGTCGAGGCGTACCTCGCCATTCCGTCCATGGGCGCGATCCTCCACACCCTCAACCTCCGCCTCCCGCCCGAGCAACTGGTCTGGATCGTCAACCACGCCGCCGACCGGGTTGTCATCGTCAACGGCTCCGTGCTGCCGCTCCTCGCGCCGCTCCTCCCGCACCTGCCGACCGTCGAGCACGTCGTCGTCTCCGGTCCCGGCGACCGCACCCTCCTCCACGGGGCCACGGCCCGTGTCCATGAGTACGAGGAGCTGATCGCCGGCCGTCCCACCGGCTACGACTGGCCCGAGCTGGACGAACGCGCCGCGGCCGCCATGTGCTACACCTCCGGCACCACCGGCGAGCCCAAGGGCGTCGTCTACTCCCACCGCTCCATCTACCTGCACTCGATGCAGGTCAACATGACCGAGTCGATGGGGCTGACGGACCGGGACACCACCCTGGTCGTAGTGCCCCAATTCCACGTCGCGGCCTGGGGGCTGCCCCACTCCACGTTCATGGCGGGCGTCAACATGCTGATGCCCGACCGTTTTCTCCAGCCCGCGCCCCTCGCCGACATGATCGAGCGCGAGAAGCCCACCCACGCCGCCGCCGTGCCGACCATCTGGCAGGGGCTCCTCGCCGAGGTCACCGCCCGGCCGCGCGACCTGACCTCCATGGCCCGCGTCACCATCGGCGGTTCGGCCTGCCCGCCGTCGCTGATGGAGGCGTACGACAAGCTGGGTGTACGGCTCTGTCACGCGTGGGGCATGACCGAGACCTCGCCGCTGGGCACGACGTCCGACCCGCCCGCCGGCCTGACCGCCGAGCAGGAGTGGCCGTACCGCATCACGCAGGGCCGCTTCCCGGCCGGCGTCGAGGCCCGCCTCGCGGGGCCCGGTGGCGACTTCCTGCCCTGGGACGGCGAGTCGGCCGGTGAACTGGAGGTACGGGGTCCGTGGATCGCGGGGGCGTACTACGGCGGCGCGGGCGCCGAACCGATCAGGCCCGAGGACAAGTTCAGCGAGGACGGCTGGCTGCGGACCGGCGACGTCGGTGTCATCAGCCCCGACGGGTATCTCACCCTCACCGACCGCGCGAAGGACGTCATCAAGTCCGGGGGCGAGTGGATCTCCAGCGTCGAGCTGGAGAACGCGCTGATGGCCCACCCCGAGGTGGCGGAGGCCGCGGTGGTGGCCGTACCGGACGAGAAGTGGGGCGAACGCCCGCTCGCGACCGTCGTCCTCAAGGAGGGCGCGGGCGCCGACTACACGGCGCTCAAGCAGTTCCTCGCCGGGCGGATCGCCAAGTGGCAGCTGCCCGAGCGGTGGGCGCTGGTGGAGTCGGTGCCGAAGACGAGCGTGGGGAAGTTCGACAAGAAGGTGATCAGGGCGCGGTACGCGGCGGGCGAGTTGGACATCACGGTTCTGTAGGTCGCGTGGGGTGGTGAGGAGCGGGACGGGCGGTCAGTTCGTCCCGATCTTCGCGAGCAGTTCCACGATCCGGGACTGCACCTCGTCGCTGGTGGACCGCTCGGCCAGGAACAGTACGGTCTCCCCCGACGACAGCCGCGGCAGCTCCGCCGGGTCGATGCCGACGGAGGTGTAGACGACCAGCGGCGTACGGTTCAACTGGCCGTTCGCCCGCAGCCAGTCGATGATCCCGGCGCGCTGGCGCCGTACCCGCATCAGGTCCATGACCACCAGGTTCGGCCGCATCTGCCCGGCCAGGGCCACGGCCTGGTCGTCGGTGGCGGCCCGCGCGACCTGCATGCCGCGCCGCTCCAGCGTGTCCGTCAGCGCGAGCGCGATCTCGTCGTGCTCCTCGACCAGGAGGACACGCGGGGGGTGCTGTTCGCTGTCGCGCGGTGCCAGGGCCTTGAGGAGGACGGCGGGGTCCGCGCCGTACGCCGCTTCCCGCGTCGCCTGGCCCAGACCGGCCGTCACCAGGACGGGGACCTCGGCGGCGACGGCGGCCTGGCGCAGGGACTGGAGCGCGGTACGGGTGATGGGGCCGGTCAGGGGGTCGACGAAGAGCGCGGCCGGGAACGCGGCGATCTGGGCGTCGACCTCCTCGCGCGAGTGCACGACCACCGGGCGGTAGCCGCGGTCGCTCAGCGCCTGCGAGGTGGAGACGTCCGGGGCGGGCCAGACGAGCAGCCGGCGCGGGTTGTCGAGGGGCTCCGGGGGCAGTTCGTCGTCGACGGGGCGCGGCTGGGGGCGGTTGGCCACCTCGACCGCGCCGCCGGGACCGTCCAGCGGCTGGGGACCCTCCGCGCCCTCGTCGGGCGCCCCTATCGCGTACGAGCGTCCCTCGGGGTGGGCGGTGGCGAGGCGGGAGGAGCCCTGCGGGTGGGACCTCTGGTTCGCTTCGGGGTGGTCGCTGTCGGGCGGGGTGCCGAGCTTGCGGCGGCGGCCGGAACCGAGGGTGCCGGAGGGGTTCTGGCCGGTCCCGGGCTGGCCGCCTTGGGTGTCTCCGTGGGTCTGGCCCTGGGTGTGGGCGAGGCCCTGACCCTGGCCCTGGCTCTGGCTTTGCAGGGCTTGGCCTTGCACCTGGCTGTGGTTCTGGTGGTGGGCCGGTGTCGGCGCCGCTGCCTGTGCCTGCGCGGGCGGTACGGATGGGACGTGCGGCGCGGGCGGTACGGACGGGGCGTGCGGCTGGGCCGCTCGGCCCTGCTGCGCCGGGCCCGGGACCAGGCTCTGCCCACGCCCCTGGGTGGGCTGGGCGGGCTGCTGCTGGGAGAACGGCACCCCCTGGCCGAGCGTCCGCACGCTGAAGGCGCGGCCCTGGGTGGAGTCCGGGGACGGTGCCTCTTCGGGCAGGGGCTGGGCGGGCGGGAGCGGCTGATGGGCGCCACGCCGCGCGGGCGGCGGAGCGGCCGATTCCGCGGCGGCGGGGTGGTCGGGCGCCGGGTCGGGCGCGGGCCGGGGGGCCGGTACGCCGGCGGTGTCGCCGTCCGTACCGTACGCGTCCGTACCGTACGCCCTGAGGCCCTGGCCCCCCGCCGTGTCCTGAGCCGGACGGGGATCGTCGGGCCAGCCGGGCGGTCCGGCCATCGGGCCGAAGCCGGAAGGCGTGGAGGGTCCGTCCTGCCCGTTCGCGACCGGGCCGTTTCCGAGTGCGTGGCTCTGGTTCTGGCCCTGGTTCTGGCTGCTTTGGCCCCCACCCGGGCTGTGGTCGGCGTCCGCCGCCCCCCACTGGTTCCCGTCCGGGTCGAAGGACATGGCCCCGGTGTCCAGCTGGACGGGCATCTCCATCGAGTCGTCCGCGCCACCGCCGACATCCCTGCGCGCCCGCCGCCGCCCGGACGGTACGCCCGGCGCCTGCGGCGGTGTGAGGTCGGCGGCCTCCGGATCCGTACGTACGTCGTGCCCGGCCGAAGCAGGCGCCGGTACGGAGTCCTGGCGTACGGCGTCGGCACGGCGGCCCGGCAGCGAGTCGTCCGTCGTGGCCGCGACCGGCAGACCGCGGGCGGGAGCCGGGGGCCCGGCCGGGGCCGGGGTGCGGTCGGCGTCGGCCGGCGGCAGCGCGAACGGGCTGCGCCCGCCCTCCGGCTCGGGCGGTACGGGTGTGTGCCGCTCCTGCGCCGGAGCGAGCGCCCGGCGCGCACGGCGCCCGGCGTTCGGAGCGCCGCTCGCGGAGGCGGGGGGCGGCGCCTGGTGCGGTACGGGCAGGGGCGCGGGCATCCCGGCGGGAGCCGACGCGTAAGACGGTACGGGCCCGGCGGGACCGGCCCCGGAAGGACCGGCGGCCCCGGAAGGACCGGCGGCACCGGAAGGCGCCGACGGCGCCGGGGGAGCGGACGGACCGGCGGGCAGCGCCGGCATCGCGTTCTGTTCGCCGCCGCGCCGCGCCCGGCGTCCCGTTCCCGCCGCCGAGGCGGCGTCCACGGGCACACCCTGAGGCGGTACGGCCTGGCCGAGCGCCGCACGCCCGGTCGGGTGCGAACCCTCGGCGGACGTGACC includes:
- a CDS encoding long-chain fatty acid--CoA ligase; amino-acid sequence: MLSTMQDVPLTVTRILRHGMTIHGKSQVTTWTGEDEPQRRSFADVGVRATQLANALRDGLGVTDDERVATLMWNNAEHVEAYLAIPSMGAILHTLNLRLPPEQLVWIVNHAADRVVIVNGSVLPLLAPLLPHLPTVEHVVVSGPGDRTLLHGATARVHEYEELIAGRPTGYDWPELDERAAAAMCYTSGTTGEPKGVVYSHRSIYLHSMQVNMTESMGLTDRDTTLVVVPQFHVAAWGLPHSTFMAGVNMLMPDRFLQPAPLADMIEREKPTHAAAVPTIWQGLLAEVTARPRDLTSMARVTIGGSACPPSLMEAYDKLGVRLCHAWGMTETSPLGTTSDPPAGLTAEQEWPYRITQGRFPAGVEARLAGPGGDFLPWDGESAGELEVRGPWIAGAYYGGAGAEPIRPEDKFSEDGWLRTGDVGVISPDGYLTLTDRAKDVIKSGGEWISSVELENALMAHPEVAEAAVVAVPDEKWGERPLATVVLKEGAGADYTALKQFLAGRIAKWQLPERWALVESVPKTSVGKFDKKVIRARYAAGELDITVL
- a CDS encoding response regulator; this encodes MSSRPSRGAARLAAILDALPDGLVLVNANGTVVNANTIALEMFETPGTALVGRGLLDLLPEFDSKLIPGSMRRPDSADSRGRTKPTRMVARRTDGGEFPAEVTSASLEDGRDAYTDSHSYTGDELLMLVVRDLSGTVDTEAELARSQRQTEMILRAASEGVVGTDTDGRVVLVNPAAAQILGFRATDLGGRELHTLILHSRADGEPFPYADSPLADTLRSGRKHRVRGQVLWAKNGKQVPVDLTTAPVRDGDQLVGAVMTFTDRRAHEELVDQHNAELAEAKKKHAAELAEATERLTAELAKVKRQLTGELIETTERLTTELDEGAERHAAELADRSDRYAAEIEELTERYGEVAARHAQLTAVLGEALRGPLEELRGELATLAADPAGQLWPEANQILHHLAAGYARMTTLVDNVLGYQRLDDGTEGLAKVNVLLDAVVAAGVEGAVELIGPGRAQFAVHAPPIEAEVDPGRLAQALAHLIADVAGVDSTGRARLVAGGGGYVDSTIVVAAAQRGDVVRIEVRGPFAGGDPVHEPLVRGIVRAHGGVLQTHEMPGMGGSAYVLELPLGEGGGTIPTVPAPAPAAAVSSSSELSVHGAAGTTGPVADQVAGPVADRSGVAGQTGVAGQAGQASVPAQQQGPGTSGGGRRRARRASTDAFLEAAVPDVPDAGEPTGRRRARTDAQQDLIPAQDSGGHGGDGGPGGEGGIGAGTGPGGGSGNGGTGRRRGRPSPAEDAAVVSGSGGAGSGLASGSGSGLASGSGAVGESVAPGSAVALSGGAAVPAGVPSEGAVVTSAEGSHPTGRAALGQAVPPQGVPVDAASAAGTGRRARRGGEQNAMPALPAGPSAPPAPSAPSGAAGPSGAAGPSGAGPAGPVPSYASAPAGMPAPLPVPHQAPPPASASGAPNAGRRARRALAPAQERHTPVPPEPEGGRSPFALPPADADRTPAPAGPPAPARGLPVAATTDDSLPGRRADAVRQDSVPAPASAGHDVRTDPEAADLTPPQAPGVPSGRRRARRDVGGGADDSMEMPVQLDTGAMSFDPDGNQWGAADADHSPGGGQSSQNQGQNQSHALGNGPVANGQDGPSTPSGFGPMAGPPGWPDDPRPAQDTAGGQGLRAYGTDAYGTDGDTAGVPAPRPAPDPAPDHPAAAESAAPPPARRGAHQPLPPAQPLPEEAPSPDSTQGRAFSVRTLGQGVPFSQQQPAQPTQGRGQSLVPGPAQQGRAAQPHAPSVPPAPHVPSVPPAQAQAAAPTPAHHQNHSQVQGQALQSQSQGQGQGLAHTQGQTHGDTQGGQPGTGQNPSGTLGSGRRRKLGTPPDSDHPEANQRSHPQGSSRLATAHPEGRSYAIGAPDEGAEGPQPLDGPGGAVEVANRPQPRPVDDELPPEPLDNPRRLLVWPAPDVSTSQALSDRGYRPVVVHSREEVDAQIAAFPAALFVDPLTGPITRTALQSLRQAAVAAEVPVLVTAGLGQATREAAYGADPAVLLKALAPRDSEQHPPRVLLVEEHDEIALALTDTLERRGMQVARAATDDQAVALAGQMRPNLVVMDLMRVRRQRAGIIDWLRANGQLNRTPLVVYTSVGIDPAELPRLSSGETVLFLAERSTSDEVQSRIVELLAKIGTN